The genomic interval GCGGGTCATGCACCACCATGGGAATCAACAGCGGCGGCATCTCCGAGTAGAGCGCGGCCACGTGCTCACGCTGCACCAGCCGGGCGAACTCGCGCACGCGCCGGTCCGCGGGGTCGCTCGCGAGCAGGGACGCGCAGACGATGCCCGCCGCGTCGTACTGGCCCTCGCGCATCAGCACCGCGCCCTTCTCCAGCATCTCCGCCACGGGGTCGGCCTCCACCTGCGGCGCGCCGTCCACCTCCACCAGCTTCGCCCGGAGCAGTTCGTACACCCGCCGCGTCACCGACGAGCGGGACACGCCCATCGACAGCCGCAAGCGGCCCAGATTGTGAGGCTTCGTGCACAGCCCCAGGATGATCCGATGCATCAGCGGCTGGCTGGGGCTGGGGGGCGTCAACGCGCGCACGCTCAACGCGTCGATGGGCAGCGCCTTGTCCACGTCCGGCTGCTCATCCACCCAGCGCAAGGACTCGAACAAGAGCTCGCGGATGCTCATGTCGGACGGCACCCAGTCCTCGCCCGAGCGGTCCGCGTCCTCCGTCCAGTGGAACGTGCCTCGCCCGGCGATGGTCAGGTCCGTCATCGCCGCGAAGAGCTCCTCGCGGCCCAGGTCCCGAATCCACCGCGCCTGGAGACCGTGCACGTCGAAGGCGGCGTCCACGTCCGGTGTCCGGGACAGCTCGTCGAAGGCCGCCAGCACCTTGGCCCCGGAGGCCAGCTTCGCCAGCGCCAGGAGCCGGGCGACCCGGCCACGCAGGCCCTCGGAGGCCGTGGCTCCGACTTGCCCCGAGAGGAGGAAGAGCTTCCGCTCACCCGCCTCCCAGGAGAGTTGGAGCGTCCCCGTCTTGCGGGAGCTGTCCAGCCATTGAAGGAACTCAGGGAGGGGATAACTGAAGAGATCGCCGTGGAGGGCCATGCGGTTTGTTTCGAGGATACAGTCCGACGCCGTGCGCGTCGCGCTCCTGTTCATCGACGGTGTCGGCATTGGCCGGAAGGACCCGGCCATCAATCCACTGGCGCACCGTGAACACCTGCTTTCCTGCTTCCAGGACGCCCCCGGTCCGCTCCTGCCGGAGGGCGGCCGCTGTCTCGCCGTGGACACCACCTTCGGCGTGGCCGGGCGCCCACAGTCCGCCTCCAATCAGACGGCCATCCTCACGGGTGAGCCCGCCCCCACCCTCGTGGGCCAACACGTGCTGGGCTACCCCAACGCCCCCCTGCGCGGCCTGCTCGCGCAGCGCTCCATCGTCAAGCGGCTGGGGGACGCGGGCCGCGTCGCCACCTTCGCCAACGCCTACCCCGCCCCGTACCTGGATGCGCTCGGCGTCCCCCGGCGCGCCACCACGTCTCCCCCGGAGTTCACCCCGTCCCCCTCGGCCCTGCGCCGCATGAAGCCCTCCGCCGCGAAGCTGGCCTTCGCCGCGGGCAACGTGCCCCTGCGCACGCTGGAGGACGCCCGCGCGGATGACGGCCTCACCCACGACATCACCGGCGCCAGCGCCCGCGCCTATGGCCTCCCCGCCCCGGAGCGCACCCCCGAGGGCGCCGCCGAGGTCTTCTGGCGCATCGCCTCCGGCGCGGACTTCACCTTCTTCGAGCACTACCTGGCCGACGAGGCCGGCCACGCGCAGGACTTCACGGCCGCACACGCGGCGCTGGACACCTTCGACGCCTTCCTCCGCGCGGTGGTGGCCTCCCGCCCTCCGGACACCCGGGTGCTGGTGTGCAGCGACCACGGGAACGTCGAGGACCTGTCCACACGCGGACACACCCTCCACCCCGTCCCCGTGCTCTACTTCGGACCGCCCGCGCCGGAGCTGGAGTCCTTCTCCACCGTCGCCGACGTGGGACGCGCGGTGCTGCGCTGGCTGGGGACGGAGTGAAGCTCGTGACGAGGGGTTGGATGCAAGAACACATGCGCCTCGGCCCGGCCCTGCTCCTGGCGGCGCTGGCGCTCGTGACGGGCTGCTCCGCTCCGCTCCGCTCCACCATCGACCTCACCCCGGTCCCCAAGTCGACGGACCGGGCGAAGACTCACGACACGCCCACCGCCAGCGGAGCCCACATCACCGTCGAGTTCCAGGAGCGCGACGCCGCGGCCGCCGCCCAGGTCCACCTCGCCGTCGAGCGAGCCCTCCCGCGACTGGCCCGCTGGGGCACCTTCGACGACTCCGTCACCATCATCATCCACCCCAACCACGCCTCGCTGGAGCGCGCCGCCAACCGGGTGGACCACGGCTTCCTCCGCGCCTGGGCCCGCTACGAGCAGATTGAGCTGCAGAGCCCCCGCACCTGGACACTCGTGGGCGCAAGTCAGGGGCAGGTGGACGAACTGCTTCTGCACGAACTCACCCACAGCCTGATGTACCAGGTGGCCTCGGACCGGCTCGGCTGGACGCGCAAACGCATCCCCGTCTGGTTCCGCGAGGGCATGGCCTCGTACACCGCCGAGCAGGGCTACCGCGCCTCGTCCCTCGAGGACCTCGCCCGCTTCTGGACGGCCCGGCCCGGGATGGATCCGCTGACCCAGGCCGACGCGCTCTACCAGCGCGACAGCGACATCGTGTACGGCGCCGCCCACCACGCCTTCACCTTCCTGATCCGCCGCTACGGCGAGCCCGCCGTCCGCGGAATCCTCCAAGCCATGAGCCAGGGGCCGGACTTCCAGGAGGCCTTCACCCGCGCCATCGGCGTTCCCTCGGAGACCTTCCTCCGGGACTTCCACCGCTACGTCCAATGGCGAGGCTTCAAGAGCGGACGCGCCTTCAAACGCGCTGCCCCCCCTACCCCGACCCTGTAGCCCACCCCTCCCCCTACCTCTGCCCGACGATTCGGCACCACCTGTTGCCCAGTTGCATTTTTCAGAACTGGACACTGGATACCGATAACAGACCGATGGCAGAATTCCCGCTGCGCTGAAATCCACGCAATGGGTGCGGTTGACCCGTACGGGGACGGACGGGAGGGGGTATCGATGGCCGAGCAGCCGCGGAACAGCCAGGAGCTGTCCGCCGAGGCAACGGACTCACGGACATTGCTGGAGCGGCTCCAGCAATCCGCCGAGGTCCTGGAGCAACTCAGCATGACTCGGGCCCCGGGACTTCCGGAGGCCACGTCCGTGGCGTTGCGGCGGGAAGCCGCGGCGCTGCGTGAGCTGCGCGGAGACCTGGGGCTGTTGCTCACGAGCTGGTCGCTGCTCACCGACACCTCGCAGAAGCTGCTGAACCTTCCGACGGACGCGCTGGAGACAGGTGTGCATGGCGCGCTGGAGGTCCTCGCGCGGCACATCGACGCGCAGCGCGGCTACGTCAACCTGCTCTCCGACGACGGCGAGCACCTGGCGGAGAGCTACGAGTGGTGCTCGAAGGCCGTGCGCCCCCATGGGCTCGCGGACCACCGGGGACGCAGTGTCTCGACGTTCCGCTGGACGCTGAGCGAGCTGCGCGCGGGGCGGGTGGTCGCGGTGACCAACACGGCGCGCCTTCCCGCCGAAGCCCATGAAGAGCAACTCGTCTGCACACAGCTCGGGGTCCGCGCCTACGTCAACGTCCCGTTGTTGCTGGCCGGGAGGCTGATCGGCTGGATGGGCTTCGACGCGGTGGACTCGCCGCGCGAGTGGAAGCTCGAGGAGCGCCACCTGATGCGCTTGACGGGCCACATGCTCGTCACCGCGGTGGAGCGCAGGCGCCGGGAGGTGCTGCTGCTCCAGGAGAATGAGCGCGAGCAGCGCGAACAATCCTTGAGCATCCTCGCCGCGGGCCTGGCGCATGAAATCAACAACCCGCTGGCGTACACGGCGGGCAACCTGGAGTACCTGCGCGAGCGGCTGCCGAGCCTGTGCGTGCAAGCGGACGACGAGTGCCGGCAGGTGCTCGATGAAGCACTCGAGGGGACCTCGCGCATCCAGCGCATCGTCGCGGACCTCAAGTCGCTCTCGGCCGCGACGGCGGAGCCCGTGGAGCCCGTGGACCTCAGGGCCGTCGCGGAGAGCACGCTGCGGATGGCGGCCAACCAACTCCGGCACCGGGCGCAGATTGTCCGCGACTACCCGGCGGACGTGCCCCGGGTTCGAGGGACGTCGACAAAGCTGGGCCAGGTGATGCTCAACCTGCTGCTCAACGCGGCCCACGCCATCCCCGAGGGACGCGTCTCCGACAACCGCATCACCGTCGTCCTGAGGGCCGTGCAAGACGACGTGTCGCTGTCCATCTCCGACACCGGCTGTGGCATCGCCCCCGAGGTGATGCCGCGCATCTTCGACCCGCTGTTCACCACGCGCCGCTCCGGCGAAGGCATGGGCATGGGCCTGGCCATCTGCCGCGATATCATCGCCGCGCTCGGCGGCCGGATTGACGTGAGGAGCGAGCAGGGCCGCGGCACCACCGTGGAGCTTGTCCTTCCGCGCGCAGAGCACCCCACGCTCGAGACACCGAGGAGTCCCAGCCCCGAACCCTCCGTGGGCCGGCGGGTGCTGGTGGTCGACGACGAGCCGCGGGTCCTCGACTTGATGAAGCGGCTCTTGCGAGGCCACGTGCTCGTCACCGTCGCCAACGGCCGTGAGGCGCTGGAGTACCTGAGCAACGACAGGGCCTTCGACGTCATCCTGTGTGACTTGATGATGCCGGAGTTGACGGGCATGGACGTGTACCACTCCGTCCTGAAGACCTGGCCGGGCCTTCACGAGCGCATCGTCTTCATCAGCGGCGGAGCCTTCACGCCCGAGACGAAGCGGTTCCTTCAAGACGTGCGCAATCCGGTGCTGGCCAAGCCCTTCGAGGCCCAGAACCTGCGCGACGTGGTGATGGCCGCGGGCGGCTCGCGGCCCGGTTGAGCGGGGATTCGCGAGTCAGGGAGGAGACGGCTCCGCGACCAACTCGACACGCCGGCTGCGAGCAAAACACTCAGGCGTTCCATCGTCGCACGGCGGTTGTTCCGCGCCCCGGGTCTCCAGGAAGAGACGCGAGCCGTCGATGCCCATCGCCTGGAGCATCGCGGCCACGGACTGAGCGCGGCCCAGGCCCAGCGAGGCATTGACGGACTCGGGCCCCAACACGTCGGCATGACCTTGGAGCCGGACGCGCAACTGGGGACGCCGGTGGAGGCACTCCGCCGCGCGCAGCAGCGCTTGCTGTCCCTCGTCGGAGATTCGCGTGTCGAAGAAGGCGAAGAAGACAGGCGCGAGCACACACGTGACGGGCAACGCGTCGGAAGAGGCCGTGCCGGGGGCCTCGGAAGACCGTTGAGACAGCCGCCGGGCCTCGGCGAGCACCTCGTCGACGACACGCGCCGCGACGACCTCCGGGAGCGGGGTGTTCACCATCGGCCCGTACTCGATACCCACCACCGCTTCGTGCGGCTGCCCGATGACCAGGAACGACGGGCGCTGCTGCCACTGCACGGTGATGCCGTCCCGGGCGTAGGCCGTCGAGGTGATGCGCACGGAATCACCGGGCCTCGCATCGAGCGTGACGCGGGCTCGCATCACGAAGCGATAGCCCTCCACATAGGAGAAGACCGACGAGCGGCCCACGTAGACCGCCGACACGTCGAGCCAACGAAGCCCCAGCGGCAACGGGTACTTCGCGCTGCTCGAGGTTCCCTGAGAGACCGCCGTGGACAAGGCATGCCCATCCAGCAGGTACTCGACGGAGACCAGCTCCCAGTGACTCCCTGGCCCCAGCCGGTCTTCATGCGCGAGCTCGAGCCACGCCTCGCCCTCGGGAACAGGTTCGGCGCGCGTCGCGACGCCACCGAGCAGGACGAGCAAGAGGCCCCACACGCGAGCCCACGCGAGGCGGCGCCACGCCTGGGGCTCCATGTGGAGCACCACAGGCCGAAGACGCTTCACGACGCCTCGCTCATTCCGGGATTCCACTCGCCCCCCAGCGGACAGCACACCGCGCGATTCTGCAATGGGTCATCGCGCCACGCTACTCACTGGACATCACACGGGAGCGGCACGGCGTCGCATCTGGCGGGCCCTGTCACTCCCTTCGAGCTGAAAGCAACAGCGGCTTCCAACGTGGTGGGTTCCCCACGGGAAGACCCCGCTCAGAGCAGGGTCATTCCTCACCACACGCTAGGGCTTCTCACGAGGCGCGGGGGACTGCGAGGCCGCGGGGCTGGAGAGAATCGGCGGACGGTCCTTGCCCTCCACCGCGCGCTGGAGCTCGATCTCCCGGAGCAGCGCCGCGGGGGCCACCGTGGACACCGGCACGTTCCCACTCTCCGCGCCGCA from Myxococcus stipitatus carries:
- a CDS encoding DUF4388 domain-containing protein; its protein translation is MALHGDLFSYPLPEFLQWLDSSRKTGTLQLSWEAGERKLFLLSGQVGATASEGLRGRVARLLALAKLASGAKVLAAFDELSRTPDVDAAFDVHGLQARWIRDLGREELFAAMTDLTIAGRGTFHWTEDADRSGEDWVPSDMSIRELLFESLRWVDEQPDVDKALPIDALSVRALTPPSPSQPLMHRIILGLCTKPHNLGRLRLSMGVSRSSVTRRVYELLRAKLVEVDGAPQVEADPVAEMLEKGAVLMREGQYDAAGIVCASLLASDPADRRVREFARLVQREHVAALYSEMPPLLIPMVVHDPQGMSLLKPEERQIAGLVSGTWDVSTIVLASPARELETLKTLAKLQRMGLLQLTAPR
- a CDS encoding metalloenzyme — encoded protein: MRVALLFIDGVGIGRKDPAINPLAHREHLLSCFQDAPGPLLPEGGRCLAVDTTFGVAGRPQSASNQTAILTGEPAPTLVGQHVLGYPNAPLRGLLAQRSIVKRLGDAGRVATFANAYPAPYLDALGVPRRATTSPPEFTPSPSALRRMKPSAAKLAFAAGNVPLRTLEDARADDGLTHDITGASARAYGLPAPERTPEGAAEVFWRIASGADFTFFEHYLADEAGHAQDFTAAHAALDTFDAFLRAVVASRPPDTRVLVCSDHGNVEDLSTRGHTLHPVPVLYFGPPAPELESFSTVADVGRAVLRWLGTE
- a CDS encoding hybrid sensor histidine kinase/response regulator encodes the protein MAEQPRNSQELSAEATDSRTLLERLQQSAEVLEQLSMTRAPGLPEATSVALRREAAALRELRGDLGLLLTSWSLLTDTSQKLLNLPTDALETGVHGALEVLARHIDAQRGYVNLLSDDGEHLAESYEWCSKAVRPHGLADHRGRSVSTFRWTLSELRAGRVVAVTNTARLPAEAHEEQLVCTQLGVRAYVNVPLLLAGRLIGWMGFDAVDSPREWKLEERHLMRLTGHMLVTAVERRRREVLLLQENEREQREQSLSILAAGLAHEINNPLAYTAGNLEYLRERLPSLCVQADDECRQVLDEALEGTSRIQRIVADLKSLSAATAEPVEPVDLRAVAESTLRMAANQLRHRAQIVRDYPADVPRVRGTSTKLGQVMLNLLLNAAHAIPEGRVSDNRITVVLRAVQDDVSLSISDTGCGIAPEVMPRIFDPLFTTRRSGEGMGMGLAICRDIIAALGGRIDVRSEQGRGTTVELVLPRAEHPTLETPRSPSPEPSVGRRVLVVDDEPRVLDLMKRLLRGHVLVTVANGREALEYLSNDRAFDVILCDLMMPELTGMDVYHSVLKTWPGLHERIVFISGGAFTPETKRFLQDVRNPVLAKPFEAQNLRDVVMAAGGSRPG
- a CDS encoding OmpA family protein, which gives rise to MKRLRPVVLHMEPQAWRRLAWARVWGLLLVLLGGVATRAEPVPEGEAWLELAHEDRLGPGSHWELVSVEYLLDGHALSTAVSQGTSSSAKYPLPLGLRWLDVSAVYVGRSSVFSYVEGYRFVMRARVTLDARPGDSVRITSTAYARDGITVQWQQRPSFLVIGQPHEAVVGIEYGPMVNTPLPEVVAARVVDEVLAEARRLSQRSSEAPGTASSDALPVTCVLAPVFFAFFDTRISDEGQQALLRAAECLHRRPQLRVRLQGHADVLGPESVNASLGLGRAQSVAAMLQAMGIDGSRLFLETRGAEQPPCDDGTPECFARSRRVELVAEPSPP